In the Wyeomyia smithii strain HCP4-BCI-WySm-NY-G18 chromosome 2, ASM2978416v1, whole genome shotgun sequence genome, one interval contains:
- the LOC129725968 gene encoding putative odorant receptor 83c encodes MDLVKQTKIFRKIRATMSDPHMAYHDMLYRLNLWGIYALGMDVLDMNFSFVNPRFIFLLVIMTSFIYADLESSVLAPDIGGFAYNIAVLGFGLQGFAKFDAYIFRKKDMNSLIFKGSAILAKHRNTERLNRIMIESMSFNMMVWKFYKVLYVTVFIAMSSFGIMLTMYSGERQLSFGFQFSFIDVTHLVGFVATYVYQIVGVFMVVVSSYCNDNLIMIVFINAMSMFDCIISDLKELSKLSQLEKSPANQRAMTAQIKSLIKQHQDVLDYLNLSNEVFSLYFFMSLTVLTGAIAILMIALVWAHWYPAIFLSALASFQILILCLLGTLLLMKEEEAIREVYNVTWYDLDIQNQHLLRLMLLMSQRVKEISFRFGVMNVETYLKSHKLIYSFFTMLVATQE; translated from the exons ATGGACTTGGTtaagcaaacaaaaattttccgCAAGATTCGTGCCACCATGTCGGACCCCCATATGGCATATCACGATATGTTGTACCGTTTGAATCTTTGGGGCATTTACGCACTCGGCATGGACGTTCTGGAcatgaatttctcattcgtCAATCCTCGTTTCATTTTCCTTCTAGTTATTATGACAAGTTTCATCTACGCGGATTTGGAATCGTCAGTGCTGGCACCGGACATTGGAGGGTTCGCCTATAACATCGCGGTGCTCGGTTTTGGTTTGCAAGGGTTCGCAAAGTTTGACGCCTATATCTTCCGGAAGAAGGATATGAACTCGTTGATCTTTAAAGGCAGTGCTATTTTGGCTAAACATAGGAACACGGAAAGGTTGAACCGGATTATGATCGAAAGCATGTCCTTCAATATGATGGTTTGGAAATTTTATAAGGTTCTATATGTGACGGTATTTATAGCAATGTCATCGTTCGGAATTATGTTAACCATGTACAGTGGCGAACGACAGCTGTCTTTCGGGTTTCAGTTTTCATTCATAGATGTTACTCATTTGGTGGGCTTTGTCGCGACTTACGTATATCAAATTGTTGGTGTGTTCATGGTAGTCGTTAGCTCATATTGCAACGATAACTTGATAATGATTGTTTTCATAAATGCGATGTCCATGTTTGATTGCATCATAAGTGATTTAAAGGAACTCTCGAAACTGTCCCAGCTGGAAAAGTCACCTGCCAATCAACGCGCGATGACAGCCCAAATAAAGTCGCTAATCAAGCAACATCAAGATGTACTAGA CTATCTAAACCTTTCAAATGAAGTTTTCAGCTTGTATTTTTTCATGAGTCTCACAGTTCTCACGGgtgcaattgcaattttgatGATTGCTTTAGTATGG GCTCACTGGTATCCAGCAATATTTCTAAGCGCGCTCGCCTCATTCCAGATTCTCATCTTATGTCTACTTGGAACCTTACTTTTAATGAAG GAAGAGGAAGCGATTCGAGAAGTGTACAATGTCACCTGGTATGACCTGGATATTCAGAACCAGCATTTACTACGTTTGATGCTCTTGATGTCGCAGCGTGTCAAAGAAATCTCATTCCGCTTCGGTGTAATGAACGTTGAAACGTATTTAAAG AGCCATAAGCTGATTTATAGTTTTTTCACCATGTTGGTGGCGACCCAGGAATAA
- the LOC129720366 gene encoding putative odorant receptor 83c gives MERVKETKIFCKIRDNMTDPHKVYCDLVMNLNSWGHYALGMNILDLNCSFVNPRYIFLLFIMVSFLYADLESSMLAADLEGFVFNIAMLGFGLQGFAKFDAYVYRKRDMYEVFHITTDILIKHKKTERLNRIMIDCMSFNTMLWTFYKVLYIVVFIVLCTFGTLLTVYSGELQLSFGFQFSFIDTTNKSGYVVTYLYQVTCIFMLVVSSYCNDMLLMVIYINALSMFDCIISDLKELTKLSKLEKTPANKCAMTDQIKSVIKQHKDVSDYLNQSNKVFSLYFFMSLTCLTAAIAVLMIVLVWAHWYAAIFLSVLTSFQILVLCLLGTLLLMKEEELIREVYNVTWYDLTIPDQHLLRLMLLMSQHAKGISYRFGVMNIETYVKSHKLIYSLFTMLVTTQK, from the exons ATGGAGAGGGTTaaagaaacgaaaattttcTGCAAGATTCGTGACAACATGACCGACCCGCATAAGGTATACTGCGATCTAGTGATGAATCTGAACTCGTGGGGTCATTACGCACTCGGCATGAATATTCTGGATTTGAATTGCTCATTCGTAAATCCTCgctatatttttcttttattcataATGGTCAGTTTCCTTTACGCGGACTTGGAATCGTCGATGTTGGCAGCGGATTTGGAGGGATTCGTGTTTAACATTGCAATGCTCGGTTTTGGCTTGCAAGGATTCGCAAAATTTGACGCGTACGTCTACCGGAAGAGGGATATGTATGAGGTGTTCCACATAACAACCGATATTTTGATCAAACATAAGAAAACGGAAAGGTTGAATCGGATTATGATCGACTGCATGTCTTTTAATACTATGCTTTGGACATTCTACAAGGTTCTTTACATAGTAGTGTTTATAGTGTTGTGCACGTTTGGAACATTGCTAACCGTGTACAGTGGTGAATTGCAGTTATCATTTGGGTTTCAGTTTTCATTTATTGATACTACCAACAAGTCTGGATATGTTGTGACCTACCTTTATCAAGTTACCTGCATTTTTATGCTAGTCGTCAGCTCATATTGCAATGATATGTTGTTAATGGTGATATATATCAATGCGTTGTCCATGTTTGACTGCATCATCAGTGATCTGAAAGAACTCACAAAACTTTCAAAGCTGGAGAAAACACCCGCCAATAAATGCGCGATGACAGATCAAATAAAGTCAGTAATTAAGCAACATAAGGATGTTTCAGA TTATCTCAATCAATCCAATAAAGTtttcagtttatattttttcatgagccTCACATGTCTTACTGCTGCTATTGCAGTTTTAATGATTGTATTAGTGTGG GCTCACTGGTATGCAGCAATATTTTTGAGCGTGCTTACATCGTTTCAGATTCTTGTTTTATGCCTGCTGGGAACTTTACTTTTAATGAAG GAGGAGGAATTGATTCGGGAAGTGTACAATGTCACTTGGTATGATCTGACCATTCCGGACCAGCATTTGTTACGTTTGATGCTCTTGATGTCGCAGCACGCCAAAGGAATTTCGTACCGCTTTGGTGTGATGAACATAGAAACATATGTGAAG AGCCATAAGCTGATTTATAGTCTGTTCACTATGCTGGTCACCACCCAGAAATAA